The stretch of DNA TGCGCGTTTGTGGATTTCATAACGCCCCTGCTTTAATCTCATCTACAACGGCTGGGTCGAGCAGCGTGGTCGTGTCACCTAAGTTACTGGTGTCGCCCTCGGCGATTTTGCGAAGGATTCGGCGCATGATTTTGCCCGAACGGGTTTTGGGCAGGCCCGTCACGAACTGGATTTTGTCGGGTTTGGCAATTGGGCCGATTACGCGGCTGACCGTCGCCAGAATGTCGCGCTTGGTCAGGTCGGCGTCGTGGTCGGCGGGCATGGCGTCGGCAATGACGTAGGCGTAGATGCCTTGTCCCTTGATGTCGTGCGGATAGCCTACTACCGCGCTCTCAACTACGCCCGTGTGCATGTTGATGGCATTTTCGACCTCCGCCGTACCGATGCGATGCCCCGATACGTTCAGCACGTCGTCGACGCGGCCCGTGATGCGGTAGTAACCGTCTTCGTCGCGCAGGCAGCCATCGCCCGTAAAATACAGTCCGGGATAAGCCGAAAAGTACGTTTGGCGGCAACGTTCGTGATCGCCCCAGGTGGTGCGCAACATGCCCGGCCACGGAAACTTCATGCACAGATTGCCCGACACGCCGTTGCCCTCAATTTCTTTCCCGTTTTCATCGACCAAAACCGGCTGAACGCCCGGCAGCGGCAGCGTAGCGAAGGTGGGTTTCGTTTTCGTGACGCCGGCAACAGGCGAAATTAAGATACCGCCTGTTTCGGTCTGCCACCACGTATCTACGATAGGGCAGCGGTTTTTGCCGATGTGGTCGTCGTACCAGTGCCAGGCTTCGGCGTTGATGGGTTCGCCTACTGAGCCGAGCACCTTCAGGCTGCTTAGATCGTGGTTCTCTACTTTCTCCAGCCCAAAGCCCATCAGCGACCGAATGGCCGTTGGAGCCGTGTACAGAATGTTGACCTGGTGTTTATCGACAATATCCCAGAACCGCCCGCAGTCGGGCCAGGTTGGTACGCCCTCGAAGAGCAACGAAGTAGCTCCGCAAGCCAGTGGGCCATATACGATGTAGCTGTGTCCGGTAATCCAGCCGATGTCTGCCGTGCAGAAAAACGTTTGGTTTTCCTCATACTGGAACACATTCTGGAACGTGTAGGCGGCATAAACCATATAGCCCCCGCAGGTGTGCACCACGCCCTTTGGCTTGCCCGTTGAGCCGGACGTATATAAAATAAACAGTACGTCTTCGGCATCCATTTCTTCGGCGGGGCAGTCGGCGGTTACTTGTTTGAGTTCCTGCTCCATCCACACGTCGCGGCCTTTCAGCATGGCAACGGGCGTGCGGGTGCGCGTCATCACGATTACTTTTTCGACGCTGGGACAGCCAATCAGCGCGTCATCGACCACGCTTTTGAGCGGAATTTCTTTGTTGCCCCGGTACGCCCCATCGGCAGTGATGACCAATCGGCACTGGGCGTCGTTGATACGGTCGGCAATGCTTTGGGCCGAGAAGCCGCCAAATACCACCGAGTGAATAGCTCCAATGCGGGCGCAGGCCAGCACGGCAATTGCCAGTTCGGGCACCATCGGCATGTAGATACATACCCGGTCGCCTTTACCAACGCCATTGCGTTTCAACACATTCGCCATACGACAGACCTGCTCGTGCAGCATTCGGTAGGTCAGGGTCATGCCTGCTTCGGCGGGGTCGTTGGGTTCCCAGATGATGGCGGGCTGATCGCCCCGTGTAAGCAGGTGCCGGTCGAGGCAGTTTTCAGTAATGTTGAGTTTGCCGCCCTGAAACCATTTTACGTTAGGTTCGTCAAAATTCCACTGTAGCACCCGTTTCCAGGGTTTACGCCATTGAAATTCCTGAGCAATTTCGGCCCAGAAAGTTTCGGGGTCTTCGATACTGTGTTGGTAAGCAGCCTGATACTCGTCAAAGGTTCGGATACGCATAGGGAGAAACGAAAAGGTGAGAGGGTAAACGAGCGAATGCTGACACTCGCGTAAATCGCTCTGCAAAATTAGTGGTTGATAAATTGCTATTGCGTATAGTGATGGGGTAAGGTTGCTAAATAATTATAGCACTACTCATAGCTATCGTACTCTCCCTGCAACGCGTACCAGCCGAAGGTAATCATGCCACCAACAATGATGGGCATAAGAATGAACAGGATGATAATACCAAATACCAGATCATCGGTCTTGCCAGTACTGAGTTTAGGTAGGCCGAAATCGACAGTACCGTAATACCCTACTACGGCGGCCAATGCCAGCCAAAGAATTCCCGCGTATTTTTTCAGCATGTTCATGTGTTGAAGAGATTATGTAAGGTTGTTACGCAGAGATGCGCCGAGGAAAATGGAGACACCCTGAGGGGTTTCTCTGCGCAGCTCTTTTTTCTCCGTGCATCTCTGCGTAATAACCTCATCTTAAGTTAGTCATCGATTTTTGTGTCTTTCCCATTAATATAAAGCAGGCCAATAACGAAGCAGACGGCAGTTACGGCAATAGGATACCATAACCCTTCGAGATATGGAGCCGCGTAGGGGAGGGCAGTGCCAGCTTCTTTTGCCGCCGTGTTGGCACTGTTGGCGTTCGTGGCTAAGTAAGTGGCTACGGCAGGCATCAGACCTCCGAATACGCCGTTGCCGATATGATACGGCAGCGACATCGACGTGTACCGAATGCGGGTTGGGAACAATTCTACCAGGAAAGCCGCAATCGGGCCATATACCATCGTTACGAGCAGCACCTGCGCGAAAACCAACCAGATCAGCGTCCATCGGTCGCTGTCGTTAAGCATAACAGTCTGTTTGATGTCGGGTCGGGCTGCGTTTGGCGCGTCGGTGGCCGAAGGGTCTATTTTCGTTGTGGTTACATCGGTGGTCGTGGTGCCGTCGGTGAATGTGCGCTTCACTGTCTCGGTGCGAATCATTCCGCCGGGTGTTTTTGGATCGCGGGCCGAAGTGGTTTCGAGGATCGTTCGACTGGGTATCTCAATGCGGTTGTTCAGGCTCATAGCCTCGTACATCCGCTGATAGATAGGCCGATAAGCAAACACAGCCAGTAGCATGCCCACCATCATAATACCCTTACGCCCGATTTTGTCGGACAGCCAGCCGAAAATGACGAAAAAGGGCGTACCCATCAGCAATGCAATGGTCATTAACCCGTCGGTCTGCATCTTGTCGACATGGCCGATTTTTTCGATAAAACTCAGTGCATAAAACTGTCCGGTATAAAAAATAACGCCCTGCCCCATTGTGGCTCCAAACAGAGCCAGCAGCACAAATTTGAAGTTAAACCGATTGCCGAAACTCTCTTTCAGTGGGTTAGTAGCCGTTTTACCTTCGGCTTTGGCTTTGGCAAATAATGGCGACTCGCTCATGTTTCGGCGAATCAGGTACGACACGCCCACCATGAACACCGATGCCCAGAACGGCACCCGCCAGCCCCAGTCGTCGAAAGCTTCTTTGCTCAGAGCCAGCCGCGTACCCATAATCACCAGCAGCGATACAAACAGACCTGCCGTGGCCGTAGTCTGAATCCAGGACGTCCAGTAGCCACGTTGATGAACTGGCGCGTGTTCGGCCACGTAGGTCGCTGCTCCGCCATATTCGCCACCGAGAGCCAAGCCTTGCAAAAGTCTGAGGATCAGCACTAAAAGCGGGGCTAAGAAACCAATAGTTTCGTAGCCCGGCACCAGGCCGATGGCGAAGGTAGCTCCGCCCATCAGCAGCAGCGTGACCATAAACGTGTACTTCCGACCAATCAGATCGCCAAGTCGCCCGAAGAACAGCGCACCGAAAGGCCGCACGACAAACCCGGCAGCAAAAGTGGCCAGCGTACTCAGGAAAGCCGCCGTGGAGTTGCCTTCCGGGAAAAACTTGGTAGCCAGCACCGATGCCAGCGACCCGAAGATGTAAAAATCATACCACTCGATAAGCGTACCGACTGACGAAGCGCCGATTACACTGTAGAGACTACTTTTGTTCGCTGTCCCAGTGGCGGTTGGTTGCGTGACCATTATTTAATGTGTAATGATGAATGCGTAATGAGTAGCACGAACGAATCGATACATCGGACACGAAAGCTGTAAAGATTCTGGAACTACCCGTACATCTCCTGCCACGCTTTCCGGAGTTGTTTATAGTCAGGGTCTTCGCGGGCCTGTACATATTTGGCGTAAAAAATACGTGCCGATTCAGCCTTTACGGGGTCTTCATCGCGCGGTAACTGATCGCGCCCGTGTGCGCCCGACTGCCCTTTTTTGTCGTCGGGCACGGGGCCGTCATATTTTTGGCCTGTACGGTGGTTGGCATAACGTCTGGCCCGTGTGTATCCCATTTGCAGGTATTTTCTCGCCATATCCATGCCGATAAAATCGCCTTTGGCTTTGTAATCGAGAAATAACTGATAAATTTTTTCCGACGATTCGCGGGCAATATCGGGGGTTTTGAACCGCCAGTGAGGTAGAATTTCAGACTTATAGGGCTGCACGAGCAATACGCCCATCTCACCCTTGCCAACGCGATATAATTCGGGGTGTTCGCGCAGATTCAGTGTCTGGTAATTCAGGTCGTAGTTAAAGGCACGGTTATCAGCCGTTTCGGCTGGCTGTGGCTGCTTTCGGGTAGGCATGATTTCGGCGTATAACGTTGGTATCGTTATAACGCAAAACGCCGGGCAGATGATTTGGCGGTAAAACAAACAACCCCACCGGGGTGGGGTTGTGATTGCTTAATAATTCTTTTCATTTCCGAAGTCTAAATAGCGACTGTTTCCAGTACCCCGGCTGGGCTTCTCGCCCGTTGCAGGTCGAGAGCGTTGCGGATTATCGCTACGGCTGTGTCGCTGGGGTCGGTCGGGGCGGGCCGAACCAGCAGCCGTGGCATCGGGTCGGGTATTGCTTCGGTTCGGATTGCCGCTGTTGCGCGATAAATTGGACCGTTGCCCGTCGTGTTGCTGGCGTTGACCGCCGTTGCGCGGTGCATTTCCCTGCCTTCCCTGCCGTTGTGGGGGTGGAGGTGTTGAAACCGCCATGTCTACGGCCAGTACATACGGATGGTTTTCGATAACCGGCACCCGTTTGCCAATCAGCTTCTGAATATCTTTCAGATAGGCTGTTTCCTCGGCTTCGCAAAATGAGAGCGCGATACCATCATTCCCGGCACGGCCCGTGCGACCGATACGGTGAACATACGTTTCCGGAATGTTCGGCAGTTCATAATTGATTACGTGCGAAAGCTGGTCGACGTCGATACCACGGGCGGCAATGTCAGTAGCGACCAGTACCCGCGTTTCGCCCGACTTGAAATTCGACAGCGCACGCTGACGGGCATTCTGCGATTTGTTGCCGTGAATAGCTTCCGCTTTCACGCCCGCCTTGACGAGGTCTTTTACTACTTTGTCGGCACCATGTTTGGTGCGGGCAAACACCAGAGCCGACTTAATGGCTTTGTCGTCGAGAACGTGAATCAGCAGTTTGCGTTTATCGTCTTTACTGACAAAATACAGGGCCTGCTCAATGGTGTCGGCAGTCGATGAAACGGGCGTTACTTCTATCTTGGCAGGATTATTCAGAATGGTATCGGCCAGTTTTGCCACGTCGGGCGGCATCGTAGCTGAGAAAAACAGCGACTGCCGCCGTTCGGGAAGTTTGGCGATCACCTTCTTTACGTCGTGAATAAAGCCCATATCGAGCATCCGGTCGGCTTCGTCCAGAACAAAGAACCGGATGTCGCGCAGGTGTACAAACCCCTGGTTCATCAGGTCGAGCAAACGGCCCGGCGTTGCCACCAGAATATCGATGCCTGCCTTAAGGGTATTTACCTGGCTGTGCTGCGAAACCCCACCAAAAATAACGGCGTGGCGCAGATTCAGATGCCGCCCGTAAGCCGCAAAGCTTTCGTCGATCTGAATGGCTAATTCGCGGGTGGGCGTCAGTACAAGTGTTTTTATCCGGCGTGGACCGGTTGAGTTTTTGCTACGTTCTTCGGTAAGGAGCTGGAGAATCGGAATGGCAAAAGCGGCTGTTTTGCCGGTGCCAGTCTGGGCGCAGCCGAGTAAATCGCGTTGGCTCAGCAGAATAGGAATCGCCTGTTGCTGAATGGGTGTTGGAGTTGTGTATCCTTCTTCGGTAAGAGCCTTCTGGATCGGGTCAATAAGTGCTAAATCAGAAAATTGCATGTGTTGGTTGGACGTCGATAGGCAGTGGAATAAATTGGTTTGTGAAGTCCAGCATCCAACGTCGAAAAAATGAAAGTATATAGGCACAACCACGCCGTGGCAAAT from Spirosoma montaniterrae encodes:
- the acs gene encoding acetate--CoA ligase, with protein sequence MRIRTFDEYQAAYQHSIEDPETFWAEIAQEFQWRKPWKRVLQWNFDEPNVKWFQGGKLNITENCLDRHLLTRGDQPAIIWEPNDPAEAGMTLTYRMLHEQVCRMANVLKRNGVGKGDRVCIYMPMVPELAIAVLACARIGAIHSVVFGGFSAQSIADRINDAQCRLVITADGAYRGNKEIPLKSVVDDALIGCPSVEKVIVMTRTRTPVAMLKGRDVWMEQELKQVTADCPAEEMDAEDVLFILYTSGSTGKPKGVVHTCGGYMVYAAYTFQNVFQYEENQTFFCTADIGWITGHSYIVYGPLACGATSLLFEGVPTWPDCGRFWDIVDKHQVNILYTAPTAIRSLMGFGLEKVENHDLSSLKVLGSVGEPINAEAWHWYDDHIGKNRCPIVDTWWQTETGGILISPVAGVTKTKPTFATLPLPGVQPVLVDENGKEIEGNGVSGNLCMKFPWPGMLRTTWGDHERCRQTYFSAYPGLYFTGDGCLRDEDGYYRITGRVDDVLNVSGHRIGTAEVENAINMHTGVVESAVVGYPHDIKGQGIYAYVIADAMPADHDADLTKRDILATVSRVIGPIAKPDKIQFVTGLPKTRSGKIMRRILRKIAEGDTSNLGDTTTLLDPAVVDEIKAGAL
- a CDS encoding MFS transporter is translated as MVTQPTATGTANKSSLYSVIGASSVGTLIEWYDFYIFGSLASVLATKFFPEGNSTAAFLSTLATFAAGFVVRPFGALFFGRLGDLIGRKYTFMVTLLLMGGATFAIGLVPGYETIGFLAPLLVLILRLLQGLALGGEYGGAATYVAEHAPVHQRGYWTSWIQTTATAGLFVSLLVIMGTRLALSKEAFDDWGWRVPFWASVFMVGVSYLIRRNMSESPLFAKAKAEGKTATNPLKESFGNRFNFKFVLLALFGATMGQGVIFYTGQFYALSFIEKIGHVDKMQTDGLMTIALLMGTPFFVIFGWLSDKIGRKGIMMVGMLLAVFAYRPIYQRMYEAMSLNNRIEIPSRTILETTSARDPKTPGGMIRTETVKRTFTDGTTTTDVTTTKIDPSATDAPNAARPDIKQTVMLNDSDRWTLIWLVFAQVLLVTMVYGPIAAFLVELFPTRIRYTSMSLPYHIGNGVFGGLMPAVATYLATNANSANTAAKEAGTALPYAAPYLEGLWYPIAVTAVCFVIGLLYINGKDTKIDD
- a CDS encoding DUF6814 family protein, which produces MNMLKKYAGILWLALAAVVGYYGTVDFGLPKLSTGKTDDLVFGIIILFILMPIIVGGMITFGWYALQGEYDSYE
- a CDS encoding DUF4385 domain-containing protein; this translates as MPTRKQPQPAETADNRAFNYDLNYQTLNLREHPELYRVGKGEMGVLLVQPYKSEILPHWRFKTPDIARESSEKIYQLFLDYKAKGDFIGMDMARKYLQMGYTRARRYANHRTGQKYDGPVPDDKKGQSGAHGRDQLPRDEDPVKAESARIFYAKYVQAREDPDYKQLRKAWQEMYG
- a CDS encoding DEAD/DEAH box helicase; this encodes MQFSDLALIDPIQKALTEEGYTTPTPIQQQAIPILLSQRDLLGCAQTGTGKTAAFAIPILQLLTEERSKNSTGPRRIKTLVLTPTRELAIQIDESFAAYGRHLNLRHAVIFGGVSQHSQVNTLKAGIDILVATPGRLLDLMNQGFVHLRDIRFFVLDEADRMLDMGFIHDVKKVIAKLPERRQSLFFSATMPPDVAKLADTILNNPAKIEVTPVSSTADTIEQALYFVSKDDKRKLLIHVLDDKAIKSALVFARTKHGADKVVKDLVKAGVKAEAIHGNKSQNARQRALSNFKSGETRVLVATDIAARGIDVDQLSHVINYELPNIPETYVHRIGRTGRAGNDGIALSFCEAEETAYLKDIQKLIGKRVPVIENHPYVLAVDMAVSTPPPPQRQGRQGNAPRNGGQRQQHDGQRSNLSRNSGNPNRSNTRPDATAAGSARPDRPQRHSRSDNPQRSRPATGEKPSRGTGNSRYLDFGNEKNY